Genomic window (Borrelia hispanica CRI):
TCAAAAGACTTGAGAAAATTAGAATATGAATCACTCTCTAAGCAAAAAAATTTACTAAGTAAAAGTAGTAAAAATATACTTCAAATTGCTACGGGTACTGCTATTGGTCAATTAGCAGCAGGAGGTATAAAAGGAGCTTTTTCAGGCACACTTGGCTTTGCAAAACAAGCTCTTGAGGCTGATGCAATAAAAAAAAGACATCAAGCATTTAACTTAAAAGTCTTTGACGAAGACGAATATAATGCTCTAAATAAAAAAATAAGTGACCTGCAAGGATTTGAACGAGAAGCTGATAAGGAATTGTTTTTACGTTCTGCTGCTGTTCTTAAGGGTGATCTCAATGAATTAGGTATTAATACAAAAGAAAATCTAAATTCAGCTGTTATGCTTGCTGCAAGTCTTAAATCTAGTGGTATTAGTGATAATGATGCTATTTCAGAAGTTTCAACACTACTAAAAGGTGAAGGAGGCTCTATTTTTAAAGCTATGAGTGTCTTTAAAGAATTTGGTCATAAATATAGCGAACAAAAACAAATGGAATATGAACGCGTTACATCATTAAATAATGAATTTGATTCACGAATAAACTTAATCAAAGAAATACATAAAGATTTACTATCAACTGGTCTCACAAAAGCTACTTCTTTTAAAGAAGATACTAGTAGTAAAGTTACAAAAATTACTGAAAACCTAAACACACTTACCGTTAATGCACTCAAACCACTACTTGGCATATTAACCAAATTAACAAATTGGTTAGTGGAATTTAGTTTTCAGAAAAGTATTATTGAACCATTAAAATCAGTGTTCAATTTCTCTAAATTAACATCAAGTATTGTACAAGGTTTTAAAGACTGGTGGAACGGCACAGATTCTACTAAAACTGAAACTGACAGTAGCGTAGAAACACCTCATTAGGAGAGTAAATATGAATTCATTTCAAATTACTAACTTGATCAAAGAAATAGTCACACAAACACTTAGTTTGTTCGTACACGATAATTTTATAGTTCTATTCCCAAGAATGGACTTCAAAGGATTAGGATATGTTCCACAATTGTTCTTCATAAAACCTAAAAACGAACTTATAAACATAACTTATAACACTTCATGCTCAAAACGTCCTATTATTAATTACTACACTAGAAAAGCCGAGTATGTAAGTTATAATCCAATACTAAACAGTGAAATTATTAGCCTAAATTCTGGTGTTCTAACCAGTTTCTATAAGGAAATAATTGAAGATCTTCAAGCATCTATTTTTGGCTCTGCAATACTACAATATGACAGTCATTTAGTCAAAGCTCAATTTAGAAATAGAATCGAAGCCGGAGTACCTTTTAGTGCTTTTAGTCCAGCTTTTGGCATAAAAGAAGCAGTAACATTAACTTCTGTCACACTCAAAGACACTCCAAATATTGATGAAGTTGAAGTAAGTCTCACTATGGAAGTTGCCAAAACTTTTACTACTTCAGAAGATAAAGGATAACATATGATAAAATATGACTTCAAAATAGAATTTTATAACTCTCATATTCTTGACAATTCTACAACTGGTGATTCTATTCCAGAAGACAATCCAAAAATTGTTATTGAAACTCATAATGGAATACATGTAGACATATCGATATCAGATTTGTATTCAAGCTATAAATATGTGGCCTCAAAACAAGCCAAATTAACTCTTTGGAACTTACCTTTAGACTTTACAGAATCAATCAAAGAAGGCGACATCGTCAAAATATTTTATAAGAAGTTTTATGACGCCAAACAATATGACTTTATTATGGCTGGATATTTAGGAGTGCCGATGAGCACTGATTATCCCAGTGGCGACTTTAGTGTTGATTTGGAACTTCATTTAGCCTCAAAGAGTAATTTCTTTAATAGAAAACTTGAAAATACTCAATTCAAAGGTATGACAGTAGAAGATGCGATCAAATCAGCTTTTCCTAATAGAAATATCATTAATATGAGCATAAAAGATCGTTCTACAATAATTACTGAAAGTTTTTACGCAGAAACACCTAAAGAATTTGTAGAAAAAATTACTAAAAAATATGTTCAAAACATCAAAACAGATATTGGA
Coding sequences:
- a CDS encoding DUF759 family protein, giving the protein SKDLRKLEYESLSKQKNLLSKSSKNILQIATGTAIGQLAAGGIKGAFSGTLGFAKQALEADAIKKRHQAFNLKVFDEDEYNALNKKISDLQGFEREADKELFLRSAAVLKGDLNELGINTKENLNSAVMLAASLKSSGISDNDAISEVSTLLKGEGGSIFKAMSVFKEFGHKYSEQKQMEYERVTSLNNEFDSRINLIKEIHKDLLSTGLTKATSFKEDTSSKVTKITENLNTLTVNALKPLLGILTKLTNWLVEFSFQKSIIEPLKSVFNFSKLTSSIVQGFKDWWNGTDSTKTETDSSVETPH
- a CDS encoding DUF792 family protein; the encoded protein is MNSFQITNLIKEIVTQTLSLFVHDNFIVLFPRMDFKGLGYVPQLFFIKPKNELINITYNTSCSKRPIINYYTRKAEYVSYNPILNSEIISLNSGVLTSFYKEIIEDLQASIFGSAILQYDSHLVKAQFRNRIEAGVPFSAFSPAFGIKEAVTLTSVTLKDTPNIDEVEVSLTMEVAKTFTTSEDKG
- a CDS encoding DUF693 family protein; the protein is MIKYDFKIEFYNSHILDNSTTGDSIPEDNPKIVIETHNGIHVDISISDLYSSYKYVASKQAKLTLWNLPLDFTESIKEGDIVKIFYKKFYDAKQYDFIMAGYLGVPMSTDYPSGDFSVDLELHLASKSNFFNRKLENTQFKGMTVEDAIKSAFPNRNIINMSIKDRSTIITESFYAETPKEFVEKITKKYVQNIKTDIGNNNGVECNYIFTNINLSEPDSKYMPLEDFGLEFIPQQEISIGTTRKIRMIYWRAKIMYTHTLKVGTKVSFIDSLGQKIKNTILETSAILSNTGECSLMLKLHDDSNHIKIEG